In Aegilops tauschii subsp. strangulata cultivar AL8/78 chromosome 3, Aet v6.0, whole genome shotgun sequence, one genomic interval encodes:
- the LOC109757501 gene encoding uncharacterized protein isoform X3 — translation MLYRAGDLSVLAKHSAKEELPIEDKSKLRLDLESYVALTAGDIHAGYLNRLHTSREMEDVLVNLVKERYEAELIMQQSQVGDLKKNIKTQQAESSKTKSELKASLEAAEKLKADFDIKRADWEIEKAVLAKRAEDVEAALKPMTGELSGLKQHIIQMTAAILAQGVPTLAKTCY, via the exons ATGCTATACAGAGCCGGGGATCTTTCTGTCTTGGCCAAACATAGTGCAAAAGAAGAGCTGCCAATAGAAGACAAAAGCAAGTTGAGGCTGGATCTGGAGAGTTATGTCGCCCTCACTGCAGGTGACATTCATGCGGGTTATCTGAACCGCCTTCACACTAGCCGTGAAATGGAGGACGTATTAGTAAACCTCGTGAAGGAACGTTATGAG GCAGAATTGATCATGCAGCAGTCGCAAGTGGGCGACTTAAAGAAAAACATCAAGACCCAGCAAGCAGAATCTTCCAAAACCAAGTCAGAATTGAAGGCCTCATTAGAAGCAGCTGAAAAGTTGAAAGCAGATTTTGACATTAAGAGAGCCGACTGGGAGATTGAGAAGGCTGTGCTGGCGAAAAGGGCCGAAGATGTTGAGGCTGCACTTAAGCCAATGACTGGAGAATTATCCGGCTTAAAGCAACATATTATTCAAATGACAGCCGCCATCTTG GCGCAAGGAGTGCCAACCTTGGCCAAGACATGCTATTGA